A region from the Cryptosporangium arvum DSM 44712 genome encodes:
- a CDS encoding WhiB family transcriptional regulator, whose amino-acid sequence MTAIDLAPDFGVIDPDEALPCRREDPELWFAETPADLEVAKAHCQECPLREACLQGALERREPWGVWGGEIFERGAVIARKRPRGRPRKNTVAA is encoded by the coding sequence ATGACGGCAATCGATCTCGCCCCGGACTTCGGGGTGATCGACCCGGATGAAGCGCTGCCCTGCCGGCGGGAAGACCCTGAGCTCTGGTTCGCGGAGACCCCCGCTGACCTCGAAGTAGCGAAGGCCCACTGCCAGGAGTGCCCGCTCCGTGAGGCGTGCCTGCAGGGTGCGCTCGAGCGGCGCGAGCCCTGGGGTGTCTGGGGTGGCGAAATCTTCGAGCGCGGTGCCGTGATCGCACGGAAGCGGCCCCGTGGTCGTCCCCGCAAGAACACGGTCGCAGCCTGA
- a CDS encoding ATP-dependent DNA helicase UvrD2 encodes MTVTPAASVDTRLVDPAAVLAGLDDEQRAAVLAPRGPVCILAGAGTGKTRAITHRIAHGVLTQATAPNHVLAVTFTARAAGEMRGRLRALGVSGVQARTFHAAALRQLRYFAPRVFDGRAMPELLETKARVVGQAATHQRVKLDRTGVRDLTSEVEWAKSAMVEPDGYVAAVADTARETPLPPDQVAAVYAGYEQLKRRMGVIDFEDLLRATIWAIEEHRDVAEQIRAQYRHFVVDEYQDVNPLQQRLLEAWCGGRDDLTVVGDASQTIYSFTGADASYLIDFPRRHRGAVVIRLERDYRSTPQVVGLANEVIAAGRGVEAAVRLQLIGQRAPGPKPRVSHYPDEPAEAGAVAARCRELLRSGVPAAEIAVLFRINAQSETYEQALADVGVPYVVRGGERFFERPEVREAMLLLRGAARAAQSDEASSTVDAVQGALSGLDWRADAPPAGGAARERWESLAALLRLADETVGADTPAAEGLPRFVEELAARAAAQHVPTVDGVTLGSLHAAKGLEWDAVFLVGLAEGTLPITHAKTPAQLEEERRLLYVGVTRAREHLWLSWAAARSPGGRGSRRPCRFLPAGALPAGVPGTSVAPSVKPAARPASRSLPTCRICGVALFDPTHRKLRRCGDCPANYDEELYERLRTWRGALAREQKLPPYVVFTDATLTAVAELQPSSEAQLAEIAGVGPRKLTLYGSALLAIVGGADPASLVTISEAD; translated from the coding sequence GTGACCGTCACCCCCGCCGCGTCCGTGGACACCCGTCTCGTCGACCCCGCTGCCGTACTGGCCGGTCTGGACGACGAGCAGCGGGCGGCGGTGCTGGCCCCCCGTGGGCCGGTCTGCATCCTCGCCGGAGCGGGCACCGGTAAGACCCGGGCGATCACGCATCGCATTGCCCATGGAGTGTTGACCCAGGCAACTGCGCCCAATCATGTACTCGCCGTGACATTCACCGCGCGCGCCGCGGGGGAGATGCGGGGTCGGTTGCGGGCGCTCGGGGTCTCCGGCGTCCAGGCACGCACGTTCCACGCGGCGGCGCTGCGTCAGCTGCGGTACTTCGCGCCCCGGGTGTTCGACGGCCGGGCGATGCCGGAACTGCTCGAGACGAAGGCACGCGTGGTCGGCCAGGCGGCGACGCATCAGCGCGTGAAGCTCGACCGCACCGGCGTCCGTGACCTGACGTCCGAGGTCGAGTGGGCGAAGTCCGCGATGGTGGAGCCCGACGGCTACGTGGCCGCGGTGGCCGACACGGCGCGGGAGACACCGCTGCCGCCCGATCAGGTCGCCGCGGTCTACGCCGGTTACGAACAGCTCAAGCGCCGGATGGGCGTCATCGACTTCGAGGACCTGCTGCGCGCGACGATCTGGGCGATCGAGGAGCACCGCGACGTCGCCGAGCAGATCCGGGCGCAGTACCGGCACTTCGTCGTCGACGAGTACCAGGACGTCAACCCGCTGCAGCAGCGGCTGCTCGAGGCGTGGTGCGGCGGGCGCGACGACCTGACCGTCGTCGGCGACGCGAGCCAGACGATCTATTCGTTCACCGGCGCCGACGCGTCCTACCTGATCGACTTCCCACGCCGGCACCGCGGCGCGGTCGTGATCCGGCTGGAGCGGGACTACCGCTCGACGCCCCAGGTGGTCGGCCTCGCCAACGAGGTGATCGCGGCCGGGCGCGGCGTCGAGGCCGCCGTCCGCCTGCAGCTGATCGGGCAACGCGCACCCGGCCCCAAGCCTCGCGTCTCGCACTACCCCGACGAGCCGGCCGAGGCCGGTGCGGTCGCGGCCCGCTGCCGCGAGCTGCTCCGCTCCGGGGTTCCGGCGGCGGAGATCGCCGTGCTCTTCCGCATCAACGCGCAGTCCGAGACGTACGAGCAGGCGCTGGCCGACGTCGGGGTGCCCTACGTCGTGCGGGGCGGCGAGCGCTTCTTCGAACGGCCCGAGGTCCGGGAGGCCATGCTGCTCCTGCGGGGTGCGGCCAGGGCGGCGCAGAGCGACGAGGCGTCCTCCACGGTGGACGCGGTGCAGGGCGCGCTGTCGGGGTTGGACTGGCGTGCGGACGCGCCCCCGGCCGGTGGCGCCGCCCGCGAACGCTGGGAGTCGCTCGCCGCGCTGCTGCGGCTCGCGGACGAGACGGTCGGCGCCGACACTCCCGCCGCCGAGGGGCTTCCGCGGTTCGTCGAGGAGCTTGCGGCCCGCGCCGCCGCGCAGCACGTCCCCACCGTGGACGGTGTGACGCTCGGCTCGCTGCACGCGGCGAAGGGCCTGGAGTGGGACGCGGTGTTCCTGGTCGGCCTGGCCGAGGGCACGCTGCCGATCACGCACGCCAAGACGCCGGCGCAGCTCGAGGAGGAGCGCAGGCTGCTCTACGTCGGCGTCACGCGGGCGCGCGAGCATCTCTGGCTGTCGTGGGCCGCGGCCCGCTCGCCGGGCGGCCGGGGAAGCCGGCGGCCGTGCCGGTTCCTGCCCGCCGGAGCGCTCCCGGCCGGTGTACCGGGCACCTCGGTCGCTCCGTCGGTGAAGCCGGCGGCGAGGCCCGCGTCGCGGTCGTTGCCCACCTGCCGGATCTGCGGGGTCGCGCTGTTCGACCCGACGCACCGCAAGCTGCGCCGCTGCGGTGACTGCCCGGCCAACTACGACGAAGAGCTCTACGAGCGGCTGCGGACGTGGCGCGGAGCGCTGGCCCGCGAGCAGAAACTGCCGCCCTACGTCGTGTTCACCGACGCGACGCTGACCGCGGTGGCCGAGTTGCAGCCCTCGAGCGAGGCGCAGCTGGCCGAGATCGCCGGGGTCGGCCCGCGCAAGCTGACGCTGTACGGCTCGGCGTTGCTGGCGATCGTCGGTGGCGCCGATCCGGCGTCGCTCGTGACAATTTCCGAAGCGGATTGA
- the nudC gene encoding NAD(+) diphosphatase yields MTTIGTGQGGPEQTEGAEGVPEIDRERTAAWETSAPGAPDPAAAELPVWRQLALGRAMPDRAAHHRLDGPWLDAAWARARILLLDDKGRVLVEGGTQEPRLVWASAEDPATAADAERLFLAEDEGVPYFALLTELPETAGARPASLREVGAQLGPLESALLTEAIGLANWHRDYRYGPRTGTRLGWRAGGWEAEAVDGSEVVYPRTNPAIIVLVHDGVPGDEGRCLLTRGLTWPEGRYSCVAGFVEPGEAAEAAVFREVAEETGVRIRECTYLASQAWPLPASLMLGFYALADSGQPVTVEEVELADARWFTRGELRGRGPGPAPIVPPPLSIAHELLTAWRDERR; encoded by the coding sequence GTGACGACCATCGGCACGGGGCAGGGCGGCCCCGAGCAGACCGAGGGCGCGGAAGGCGTTCCGGAGATCGACCGCGAGCGCACCGCGGCCTGGGAGACCAGCGCGCCCGGTGCCCCCGACCCGGCCGCGGCCGAGCTGCCGGTCTGGCGGCAGCTCGCGCTGGGGCGGGCGATGCCCGACCGGGCCGCCCACCACCGCCTGGACGGCCCCTGGCTCGACGCGGCCTGGGCGCGCGCCCGCATCCTCCTGCTCGACGACAAGGGCCGGGTGCTCGTCGAGGGCGGCACGCAGGAGCCGCGGCTGGTCTGGGCCTCGGCCGAGGACCCGGCCACGGCCGCGGACGCCGAGCGGCTGTTCCTGGCCGAGGACGAAGGTGTGCCGTACTTCGCGCTGCTCACCGAGCTGCCGGAGACGGCCGGAGCGCGTCCGGCGAGCCTGCGTGAGGTCGGCGCGCAGCTCGGTCCGCTGGAGTCGGCGTTGCTCACCGAGGCGATCGGCCTGGCGAACTGGCACCGCGACTACCGCTACGGCCCGCGCACCGGCACCCGCCTGGGGTGGCGGGCGGGTGGCTGGGAGGCCGAGGCGGTCGACGGCTCGGAGGTCGTCTATCCGCGCACCAACCCGGCGATCATCGTGCTGGTGCACGACGGCGTCCCCGGCGACGAGGGGCGGTGCCTGCTGACCCGGGGGCTCACCTGGCCGGAGGGGCGGTACTCGTGCGTGGCCGGCTTCGTCGAGCCGGGCGAGGCCGCCGAAGCCGCGGTGTTCCGCGAGGTCGCCGAGGAGACCGGCGTGCGGATCCGTGAGTGCACCTACCTGGCGAGCCAGGCCTGGCCGTTGCCGGCGTCGCTGATGCTGGGCTTCTACGCGCTCGCCGACTCCGGCCAGCCGGTCACGGTCGAGGAGGTCGAGCTGGCCGACGCGCGCTGGTTCACCCGTGGTGAGCTGCGTGGCCGTGGGCCCGGGCCGGCCCCGATCGTGCCGCCGCCGCTCTCGATCGCGCACGAGTTGCTGACCGCCTGGCGGGACGAACGTCGCTGA
- a CDS encoding ABC1 kinase family protein, with product MTDIPRRAFTRTAKLAALPLGMAGRATLGIGKRLGGAPAEAVAREVQQRTAEQLFSVLGQLKGGAMKFGQALSIFEAAFPEEVAKPYRAALTKLQEAAPPMPAATVHGVLAEELGPEWRTKFREFDESPAAAASIGQVHRAVWSSGRNVAVKIQYPGAGPALIADLNQLGRLARLFTVLQPGLDIKPLVAELKARVAEELDYHLEAKATRAFAKAFRDDPEIAVPRVLAGTSRVLVTDWIDGTPLSEVIATGSPEQRNLAGERMAVLHFSAPARTKLLHADPHPGNFRLLPDGRLGVLDFGAVARLPNGLPEPVGRLARLALEGDAQGVLEGLRDEGFVKRDADVDAKELLEYVRPMLDPMAEDEFQFSRAWLRKEAARLGDPRSPAYQLGRQLNLPPSYLLIHRVTLGSIGVLCQLEAKAHYRSVVERWQPGFVE from the coding sequence GTGACCGACATCCCCCGGCGGGCGTTCACCCGCACCGCCAAGCTCGCGGCTCTGCCGCTGGGAATGGCGGGCCGCGCCACCCTCGGTATCGGCAAGCGCCTCGGCGGCGCTCCGGCCGAGGCCGTCGCCCGCGAGGTCCAGCAACGCACCGCCGAACAGTTGTTCAGCGTCCTGGGCCAGCTCAAGGGCGGCGCCATGAAGTTCGGCCAGGCGCTGTCGATCTTCGAGGCGGCGTTCCCGGAGGAGGTCGCCAAGCCGTACCGGGCCGCGCTCACCAAGCTCCAGGAAGCGGCGCCGCCGATGCCGGCCGCGACCGTGCACGGTGTGCTAGCCGAGGAACTGGGCCCGGAGTGGCGCACCAAGTTCCGCGAGTTCGACGAGAGCCCCGCCGCCGCGGCGAGCATCGGGCAGGTGCACCGCGCGGTCTGGTCGTCCGGCCGGAACGTCGCGGTGAAGATCCAGTACCCCGGCGCGGGCCCGGCCCTGATCGCCGACCTCAACCAACTCGGACGCCTGGCCCGGCTGTTCACCGTGCTGCAGCCCGGCCTCGACATCAAGCCGCTGGTGGCCGAGCTGAAGGCCCGGGTGGCCGAGGAACTCGACTACCACCTCGAGGCCAAGGCCACCCGCGCGTTCGCGAAGGCCTTCCGGGACGATCCGGAGATCGCGGTGCCCCGGGTGCTGGCGGGCACGTCACGGGTGCTGGTCACCGACTGGATCGACGGCACACCGCTCTCCGAGGTGATCGCGACCGGCTCGCCGGAGCAGCGCAACCTCGCCGGCGAGCGGATGGCCGTTCTCCACTTCTCCGCACCGGCCCGCACGAAGCTGCTGCACGCCGACCCGCACCCGGGCAACTTCCGGTTGCTCCCCGACGGGCGGCTCGGGGTGCTCGACTTCGGCGCGGTGGCCCGGCTCCCGAACGGGCTGCCGGAGCCGGTCGGCCGGCTCGCCCGGCTCGCGCTCGAAGGCGACGCCCAGGGCGTGCTCGAGGGCCTGCGTGACGAGGGCTTCGTGAAACGGGACGCCGACGTCGACGCGAAAGAGCTGCTCGAGTACGTGCGCCCGATGCTCGACCCGATGGCCGAGGACGAATTCCAGTTCTCCCGGGCCTGGCTGCGCAAGGAAGCCGCCCGGCTCGGTGATCCCCGCAGCCCCGCCTACCAGCTGGGGCGCCAGCTCAACCTGCCGCCGAGCTATCTGCTGATCCATCGGGTGACGCTCGGATCGATCGGGGTGCTCTGCCAGCTCGAAGCCAAGGCGCACTACCGGTCGGTCGTCGAGCGATGGCAGCCGGGTTTCGTCGAATAA
- a CDS encoding M48 family metallopeptidase → MDPGHQISVQVRRSARRRRTVAAYRDGDTVVVLIPARFSAVEEREWVKKMLARLDARDRRSRRPRGDAELEARALRLAATYLSDEVRPVSVRWVSNQRGRWGSCTPAEGTIRLSSRLRGMPDWVIDYVLVHELVHLQIPGHGQDFWDLVERYPRAQRARGYLEGVAAAASLDLSDESDPALGA, encoded by the coding sequence ATGGACCCCGGACACCAGATCTCCGTGCAGGTCCGGCGCAGCGCGCGCCGGCGCCGCACGGTCGCGGCGTACCGCGATGGTGACACGGTCGTCGTGCTGATCCCCGCGCGCTTCAGCGCTGTGGAAGAGCGCGAGTGGGTGAAGAAGATGCTCGCTCGCCTCGACGCGCGTGACCGTCGCTCCCGCCGGCCGCGCGGCGACGCCGAGCTGGAGGCGCGGGCGCTCCGGTTGGCCGCCACCTACCTCAGCGACGAGGTCCGCCCGGTCAGCGTCCGGTGGGTCAGCAACCAGCGCGGCCGCTGGGGCTCCTGCACGCCGGCCGAGGGCACGATCCGGCTCTCCTCACGGCTGCGCGGGATGCCCGACTGGGTGATCGACTACGTGCTCGTGCACGAGTTGGTGCACCTGCAGATCCCAGGGCACGGTCAGGACTTCTGGGACCTGGTGGAGCGCTACCCCCGAGCCCAGCGGGCCCGCGGCTACCTCGAGGGCGTGGCCGCCGCCGCCAGCCTCGACCTCTCCGATGAGAGCGACCCGGCACTGGGCGCGTAG
- a CDS encoding mycoredoxin: MSTLTMYSTTWCGYCRRLKSQFAREGIEYNEVDIELDPKAAEYVMSVNGGNQTVPTVQFPDGSALTNPSIADVRAKLGR; this comes from the coding sequence ATGAGCACCCTGACGATGTACTCGACCACGTGGTGTGGCTACTGCCGGCGGCTGAAGAGCCAGTTCGCCCGCGAAGGCATCGAATACAACGAGGTCGACATCGAGCTGGACCCGAAGGCCGCGGAGTACGTGATGAGCGTCAACGGCGGTAACCAGACGGTGCCGACGGTCCAGTTCCCGGACGGCTCAGCGCTGACGAACCCGAGCATCGCCGACGTCCGGGCCAAGCTCGGCCGCTGA
- a CDS encoding DUF5679 domain-containing protein: MSSRGGTVADTYNGYCVKCKEKRDFEGEVTTSESGRRMAKGSCPVCGTKMNRILGKA, translated from the coding sequence ATGTCCAGCCGAGGAGGCACTGTGGCCGACACTTACAACGGCTACTGCGTGAAATGCAAGGAGAAGCGTGACTTCGAAGGTGAGGTCACGACGAGCGAATCCGGGCGCCGGATGGCGAAGGGCTCCTGCCCGGTATGCGGTACCAAGATGAACCGCATCCTCGGCAAGGCCTGA
- a CDS encoding MFS transporter encodes MRLAALLRRSDFRLLFFGQALSMFGDSAMLLVLAIWVKELTGSNGMAGLTLVFVALPSLLGPLGGWLIDRVRRRPFLVVTNLCSALSVLPLLAVRSAEHVWLIYAVATLYGTLLVLHIAALNALLKAMLPENALGSANAVLQTVKEALRLVAPLTGAALYAVVGGGGVAVLDGVTFVGAAIALSALAVAEPEPVARRESMREELLVGLRFLWNAGPLLHVTVALGMALLVVGIAESVVFAIVESLGRPPEFVGVVVAIQGIGAVAGGFVATWLIRGAAEVRTVVVGLVTFSVGAVMMVAPWLPLLAVGVVLAGFGLPLVLVGFVTSLQRSASGPLMGRVTTAAYLIIGIPQTVSVALGALLVAIIDYRYLLAVMAGGTALAAAYLLVAGRGRTMTIPAPDAGGGAQTAAGAVSASRAMGWALPPAPAPADDPPATGKASGESAAELGPDVGDARVRQR; translated from the coding sequence ATGAGGCTCGCCGCGTTGTTACGGAGGTCGGACTTCCGGCTGCTCTTCTTCGGGCAGGCGCTGTCGATGTTCGGCGACTCGGCGATGCTGCTCGTCCTGGCGATCTGGGTGAAGGAGCTGACCGGCAGCAACGGCATGGCCGGCCTGACGCTCGTCTTCGTGGCGTTGCCGTCGCTGCTCGGGCCGCTCGGTGGCTGGTTGATCGACCGGGTCCGGCGACGGCCGTTCCTGGTCGTGACGAACCTCTGCTCGGCGCTGTCGGTGCTGCCGCTGCTGGCGGTGCGCTCGGCCGAGCACGTCTGGCTGATCTACGCCGTCGCGACGCTCTACGGCACGCTTCTCGTGCTGCACATCGCGGCGTTGAACGCGTTGCTGAAGGCGATGCTGCCGGAGAACGCCCTCGGCTCGGCCAACGCGGTGCTCCAGACGGTCAAGGAGGCGCTGCGGCTGGTCGCGCCGCTCACCGGGGCCGCGCTCTACGCGGTGGTCGGCGGCGGCGGGGTGGCGGTGCTCGACGGGGTGACGTTCGTCGGGGCCGCGATCGCGCTGAGCGCGCTGGCCGTCGCCGAGCCCGAGCCGGTCGCGCGGCGGGAGTCGATGCGCGAGGAACTCCTGGTCGGGCTGCGCTTCCTCTGGAACGCCGGGCCGCTGCTGCACGTCACGGTCGCGCTCGGGATGGCGCTGCTCGTCGTCGGTATCGCGGAGTCGGTGGTGTTCGCGATCGTCGAGTCGCTGGGTCGCCCGCCGGAGTTCGTCGGCGTCGTGGTCGCGATCCAGGGCATCGGGGCGGTGGCCGGCGGCTTCGTGGCGACGTGGCTGATCCGGGGCGCCGCCGAGGTGCGCACGGTCGTGGTGGGCCTGGTGACGTTCTCGGTCGGCGCGGTGATGATGGTGGCGCCGTGGTTACCGTTGCTCGCGGTGGGCGTCGTTCTGGCCGGGTTCGGGCTACCGCTCGTGCTGGTGGGATTCGTCACCAGCTTGCAGCGCAGCGCCAGCGGGCCGCTGATGGGACGGGTCACCACCGCCGCCTATCTGATCATCGGCATCCCGCAGACCGTCTCGGTCGCGTTGGGAGCGTTGCTGGTGGCGATCATCGACTACCGCTACCTGCTCGCGGTGATGGCCGGAGGTACCGCGCTGGCGGCCGCGTACCTGCTGGTGGCCGGCCGGGGCCGGACGATGACGATTCCGGCGCCGGACGCCGGGGGAGGCGCGCAGACCGCGGCCGGCGCGGTGTCGGCGAGCCGGGCGATGGGCTGGGCGTTACCACCCGCCCCGGCGCCGGCGGACGATCCGCCGGCCACCGGGAAGGCGTCGGGAGAGTCAGCGGCCGAGCTTGGCCCGGACGTCGGCGATGCTCGGGTTCGTCAGCGCTGA